The segment AATGAAAAGGTGTGAATTGGAATAAAGAATGGCAAGTTTACACTTTATGTCAAGGTAATACTTGTATATTTTCCCACAGTATAATCTCAACAAACAGGTTAGTTCCTTGCTATCTGTagggaaatgtaatatttgaaatgtCTAATTGGGCTAATGAGCCACTGAATAAATCTGGCCATTCCAATATCCattaaggaacatgaaacccaaattttgtcctttcatgattcagataaagcatgtttgtaagcaactttccaatttatttatgttatcaattatgcttcattcccttgggaccctttgttgaaggagcagcaaaacactaccgggagttagctgaacaaatcaataagccaatcacaagaggaatttatgtgcagacaccaatcagctagtcccagctcctgagcctatctaggtatgcttttcaacaaaggataccttaagtacaaagcaaattagctaaaagaagcaaattgcaaagttttttttaaaagtgtatgctctgtctgaatcatgaaataatttttttgggtttcatgtccctttaacaaagtcccatattacatttttttttaaagatgatttCCTATAATTTCATCTCCTTCACCATAGCTCTCTCCTCACCCTTTTCCCCCATTCACCCAGTATTATAAAATTTGAAACAACTGGTGCACGTTATGTTATTAGACAGCTAATTTAAGAGAATTAATGTATGTTTGGTGTTAAAGCATGTCAATTTCTCAGCACTCAGTCTAGAGAATCCATATGCAACTCCCTCCTTCTGAAGGTGCCCCATAGTGCCCATCCTTTTAAATTCCTACTaccaaaaaaagaacattttattcacTGGACCTCTCGACTTGCACACATTTAACAtcatattgtagttagtttatacaGTGTCCACTCTATAGAACCTCAGACTGTAACATTCTATGGCATTTacataagttttaatttaatagcTTAGTATTGAATAAAAACACTTACTCAAATTGAGTCTCCATTTAATTTTATTACGAACAACCCCAGAAGGGGGTAGGAGAGTGGGTCAACTTGTTTGCCCACCATTAATCTTGTGTTAAACAAGCAGCAGCCCTCACCCTCCCTCTAGTATATGAAGTGCTCTCCCAAAGGGGGGCAAATAAACTGAACGCACACATTTATACAGGGTTATGGAGGAAAGAAATAGTTTTTAAGGGATGATGGGGTTCAAGGTTACCATTTCCCAGATGTATAAGTGCCACTTGGGGAGGAAGTGGGGGAAGCAgtaggaagtgtgtgtgtgtgtgtgtgtgtggggggggtcagATTCCATATACACTCTCATCACTGTAGGCAATATACAGGAAGAAATCCTCTTCATGGTGTTCCTGTAATGGGGTGGAAAAAACACaacatgattaatatttatttctccaCAACAAACTGCATACTAAGTTATAGGCATCAAATATACTTTGCACATGGTGACAATGGTAGCCTAACCAACATCTAATACATTGGAAACTTACTGATTAATCATAAAAAGTGGAAACAGTAGCATTATTTATCTGTTCAAGTACATAAAATGCCAAACTACTCTTATCACTTCAAGACCCTCCATAAACTCACCTGGTACAGTTGGCCCATGGTGGCACTGGTTGGGGGGATCACATTATTGACAAAGAAGAACAGCGCATCTTCAGCTCGAAGGTGAATTCGCTTTCTGATGAGGAAGTAAAACTGACCAACTGAGGGGAAAAACCACCAAGGACGACAGTTTAGGTAAAGGTCAAATAATATACTATGCAACATGCATCTCtgtgttaaataaaatgtaaaaatattcagttctatatatatatatatattataaaaaacactAAACAGACTTATTATtagaacatatactgtatattaggatgGTTATTAGTCTTTTGTATTCTTATACTGTTATGTATCCTATTGCTGGTTAATTGTCCCAATGGCATTTGCCTTTTACTGCAGTTTTTCCACTGGTCTCTCTCACCTTTTATTTGTCTGTTTAATTTTTATTCTCTGAACACTTGTTTCTCCGAAACTTTTAAATATTCCTCATACCTTTCAACTGCATCCACAATAGAAAAACCTATTACTAAATAATATCAGTACATACATGCAAATACAGAACAGCTATAGAAActgcccaaaataaataaaacatttttttttttacacagatcaGTTTAATAGAAGTTCCGTCTTAGCACACcccatttttttcaatttaatattCATAGTGTCTAGTCTGTCAATGTGATAGGATTAGAACTGATACTACCATTAAGGCCCCCCATTTATCAAAGTGCAGGCAAAATTCCAGGCAGCGACCCGGTCTACCCCCAGTGCCAGAACTTAACAGTGGACAATCATTTTCTGTTAACATATTAagcgagagcagggcttgtcaatcatcccaggAAAATTAGTCTGCTGGTGCGTTTAACATCTGcaatctgaggctgtggacaggctAAAAAGCAGAGATTTACGGCACACATgacaggcagaacatacagtgatgtgagatgttatcgcagaaaatgcagcatgtctgcagaaagaacacgACACATGCATgaactgttagtgctttaactttgaagagaactgtctaatgtggagcagcactacaaacaGAGCTgtactctggctgcactgtgtcaattttccttaacacagtgcatccagggcaaagtgctgtttgaagtaagcagtcaaatatgcagtagcgctgcaaagcagcagcacattgcttgttgactggctctcagagatttccCAGTCTGTTTATTCTAAATGTAAGAGCACTgtatctttttattactacatttctatgttaaaccaagagaaaaagatttattaaaagacattttaaaatttcttttttgtatgcagctaatttgcaatgccaTTTTCAAActactgcactatatatatatatatatatatatatatatatatatatatatatatatatatatatatatatataaaaatcattaaaaaatgctttattcttcagttaaccaacacattgcaattaaactggtgccttagtgtaactgtataatttaaaattgaattttatttaaaaatgacctgcagaaaaattttcactaaaaaaatctcattgcagaaagtaaagaaaagttctgcctctaggCTGAACAAGACAGCGCCTATCACcacattcatcaaaatgtacatttcacttgtgttgtgaaaatacttgctttttaatcttgacagccgctccagcgattcccccggtcgtcagaagcctcttcatacgtcagaaaggACGGATCGGTcatctccaatcacggcttcccctccgGGGGAAATCAGTATCTGATtcaacaccatgattggaggaagccggattcctcattttagacccgggaagaggctttgcaacgggcgggGGAAGTGAtgcagtggctgtcaagattaaaagtattttcacaacaagagtgaaatgtaaattttgattaattaaagtgccagttttgaatctgatttttaaaaaccgggcactttatcatctaaatttacattcactttaaaagcaacactatagccaaaattaaacttccatgattcacatAGACCacacaatttgaaacaaatttccaattcacttccaatatctaaatgtgcacaatcttgtggagccactagctcctactgagcatatgcaagaatacacagaatattttttgattggctgatggctgccacatgatacaggagcagtggaaatagacataactgaaatttgtaagggggaaaaaataaataaaaaatacactcatttgaagttcagattaagtatGGTCTTTCTATTACgcacttgttgattatacaaatctacttttCTTGTGTGTATAGCTTATGGCTGTTACATGGTGCATAGGGAAGGAAAATGCAACTAACTTTgaaaggtgttaggaaaaaaaaaaaaaaaagtaaatctattactcatttgaaattcaaaataagtgcttttgcattgtgatTTTATTATAACCCGTATTTGTTGATCGTGCAATTCTaatgtgtttaatggtcctttaacagcaAATCATAAACCTCAAAATCAGAGAAAGGAGGCACTCAATACCAAACAAaatagtgacaaaaaaaaaaatcatccagtGATCTCTTCTACTGCTCCAGACATCTTAACCCCTAGACGCATTTAGGACGTTCCATACCATCCTAAAAGCACTTGGCTTTAACGCCTTTAATGTCCTAACTTTTACGGCATCCTGTTCCCCTCCTTGAACTAACTTTGCTGGATCCAACTGGGGGACATGCCTAGCAACACAGGAACTCCCCCAGGAGCCAATCCAGGTTGTTTTGAGTCACATGATTGCGATGATGATCATGTGACTTCCGTTTTCCAATTTTGCTTATTTTCTCATCATGGACGGTTGCCTCCATCCTGAATCATCATTCTAAATGCAATTTCCTGCACCAATAGAAACCAGGGAGCTTTTACAAAGGGTCAGTGCTCTTTCAGAGAACCCGTCTCCACAAATAACTTACACACAGGGTCTATAATAGCAAATTTTGGAGAAAGGGGAGTCCACTCTAATATTTAGTCTCATGCCTCTATCATCAGTGAGTAACTAATAGAAATGAAAATCACCTGATAGAATGTTTCTATAGGGATAGGAGAAggagttacacacagacacacaactcaTTTGAAAGTGGGGACTGAACTCTTAAAACAAGGAAAAGACATGCACTTATGTGAACCAGGTGACATAATATTCTGGGCTCTAAAATAAGCAGCAGAACTCCAATCTAATCATCAAAATGAACAAGGGGTCCAtattttgcaataaaataaaaaaaatttatagagtCCAGAGCAAGAGGAATTACTTAAATTGATCAATCACAGAGAGTTTCTGAAATAAGGTTTGAAAGCACACAACTGTGCATACTCAACATATCTCTGCAAATCTGCTGTGCGTGAGGGTATTTAATGATACAACCACTGGTATTTTGGGCTCTAAGAAATGTGCATGCAGTCATGGAGGGAGGC is part of the Bombina bombina isolate aBomBom1 chromosome 6, aBomBom1.pri, whole genome shotgun sequence genome and harbors:
- the GABARAP gene encoding gamma-aminobutyric acid receptor-associated protein, encoding MKFVYKEEHPFEKRRSEGEKIRKKYPDRVPVIVEKAPKARIGDLDKKKYLVPSDLTVGQFYFLIRKRIHLRAEDALFFFVNNVIPPTSATMGQLYQEHHEEDFFLYIAYSDESVYGI